The genome window TGTAGATATCTTTGTATTTTATCCCAAAGACGTCGGAAAAGAATATCTAGAAAGAAATGCACTAAACGATATTATTAGTAGAATAAAAGATCTCAATTATACCTTGGCATATGCTGAGCATCCTTATGTAATAGTTAATATAAATAACATAGAAGTAGATATAGTCCCAGCCTTGAGGGTAGAGAGTGGAGATAAGGCAATAACAGCTGTAGATAGAACACCATTCCACACGAAATACGTTACTTCCCACCTGGATGAAAGAGGAAAGGATGAGGTTAGATTATTAAAAAGATTCATGAAAGGAATAGGCGTTTATGGAGCTGAATTAAAAGTACAAGGGTTCTCTGGATATGCTGCAGAACTCTTAATTATATATTATGGAACTTTTAGAAAAGTTCTAGAAGGGGCCTCTAAATGGAAACATCCAGTAAAAATAGAATTAGCAAAACCAATGAAAACGTTTTCTGAGCCATTAATTATCCCAGACCCAGTAGACCCTAGAAGAAACGTAACAGCTGCAGTATCATTAAAAAATATAGCAACGTTCTCAATTGCGGCAAAATATTATCTAAAAAACCCCTCTATAGAGTTCTTCTTCCCATCAAAAAAAGTAGAGGAGAAAATTAAGGGAGACGTGCTTATTTTGAGGCTAAATTTGAACGAGAAGAGTTCAGAGGATATCATATGGGGTCAGATAAAGAGAAGTATAAACAAAATAGAGAGAGCTTTAAAGCAGTATGGTTTTAGAGTAATCGATATACAAGCGTGGGGAGATACCAGCAATATCGTTATTGCAATACAATTGGAAAGCAAGAACATTGGACAATACTATCTAAATATTGGACCACAGTACTACTCAGAAACTATAGATGATTTTATTCAGAAAAATGATAACATATGGGTTGGAGAAGATGGGAGATTATACTCTATAAAAGAGAGAAAAGAATACGATGCAGAGGCCATAGCCAAAAGGAATATAGTTCTAAAGGTGAAGTATAATATCGAGAGCTATTGGCTGCAAAATACGGAAGATCCACAAATAATGAAATTCTTGAGGAAAACCCCAACTTGGTTAAAATAAGCTATTTCATTTACCCTTATTATTCTAAAGAAGTCGAAGAAGAGCTAAGAAAGGCTGGATTTGATTACGCGTTCTCATTTGGTCAAAAGAGCTTGGGGAGGCTAAAAGTATTAGGAAAAGGAAAAACTGGAATAGTAGTATTAGTTGAACCATATAAAGCCCTAAAAATAAGGAGAACAGACGCTCCCAAAGAAACCTTAGAAATTGAAGCGAAAATGCAAATTAAAGCTGGAGAAGAAGTAGCACCAAGAGTTTATGATTACGGTAAGAATTTCATTTTAATGGAGTATATACGTGGGAGAAATTTAACTAAAAATGAGACAAGAGAAACAATAATTGATTTACTAAAAAGGGCTAGAATCTTGGAAGAGAAGTTCATAGAGCATAAAGAATTGAGAAGACCGTGGGAGAACGTAATGGTCACAAACAGCAGAACGTATATTATAGATTACGATTCAGCTACAATAAAAGAGAAGCCCAGAAATGTTACAAAACTACTTTCAAACTATCTAAATAGGCGTGACTTAGCAGTAAAGTATTCTAAATCCGAAATAACTTTTGAGCAGCTCTTATCTCAGTTGTTCTAAAACCATAACTTTCTGTGGCTTCTTTCTAAAAAATATTTTTATATCATCCAAAGTTGGAGTGCTTAGCTCATGTCCACACCTAGGACATTTACCACCAAATATTGATTTTATCTCTGATGGAGTCCTCACGCCATAGAAGTCTTGTCCAACCTTTTCAAACTTATGTAATATTGTTCCACAATTCTTGCAAACATATTTTATCGGAATTGATGACCACCTATTAACAAGTATTTACACCATTTAATATAGCCCAAACTACTGTGATACCCGTTATACAAACGTGTCAAGCAGGGAGAGAGAGTAGACCGAAAGTGAAAGTATTATGTGAGTATTAACAATAGGTTAATTTTTAAACCCATCATCTATCTTTATTAGAGGGGCCGTAGTCTAGCTTGGACTAGGATGCCAGCCTGGGGATACCTCCCTAACCACCAGAACGCTGGTGGTCCCGGGTTCAAATCCCGGCGGCCCCACTATTTTACCAATCAAATCCATTACTCCTATTTCTCGTAATGATAGCAATACTCAACAAAATCATCACAGCCAATAATATGATAACAATACTTTGACCTAAACTTAAACTATTACCATTACCAGATACTGCAGAAACTATCTTATTGACGATAGTTACATTAACAACTTTCATCTTAACTACAGTAACGTAATCTCCAGTATAATGAATTACAGCAATACCAGGGGACGAGGAACCAGCTGGATTTACACCGATCACCTTTACCAAGTAAGTCCCATTACTAATATTAGTTACAACGCTATTACTTGGTCCTTCATAAACTAAGCTATTATTAACATAAACGAGATACGTAATTACGTTAGGTTCATCATTCCAGCTAATATATAGATTATTTCCAAATCCCACAAGCGAGACTTGCGGAGCAGTAGGTGGTAAATAATAAACTACATGGTAAACATATTTGGAAACCCCAGCTGAGTTTACAGCTATTATCACTAGCGTATAATTACCTTGAGGCACCCTAAACAAATAGGTATTATTACCCTTTACGTCCACAATCTGAGAAATTAGACTACCATTAGTACTATACAATTCCAAACTTATATTAGCTGGAAATGAGGTAGTCCAATTGACTAGAATACCACTTCCCAACTTAGTTATAAATGCGAAAACACTAGCCTTAGTAATTGGAATAACGGTAAGCACCAAGGGAGAGCTATTACCAAGCTTATTAACTGCATAAATAAAAACGTTATAAGTCACATTTGGAATCAAATTCCCTATTGTAACACTAGTACCATTAACAAAATGTGAGCTAACCATTGAATTCCCGTTCTTAACGATAACATAATAACCTAGTATAGGATAGCCCCCAGAAAAAGTTGGAGCTAACCAACTTAATGTAACATTATCGTTACCGTACTTCACAGAAACGAGTTGGGGAGGATTAGGAACTGAAGCAGGAGTTAACGTGACTATACTTGATGGAGATGAATAGCCAATAGAATTATAGGCTAAAACCTCAAAGTAGTACGTTACACCGTCTTTCAATCCATTTATAGTGTAACTAGTAACGTTGCCAACGTTAATTGAATTATTGAACCCCATGTTATTCCAATATATTATCTCATAACCGGTAGCCAGCCTAACTGGACTCCAGGCTAAGGTAACTGTCTCATTTCCAGCAGAATAAGATGTTATCTTAGGAGGAAGAGGCGGAAAGTTGAACGTAACTAGCTGTAAAGCAGAAACATCACTTAATGAACTACCAATGCCTCCGGCAAGATATAACATATTTCCTACTTGTACGTATCCAGCAGAATATACTGGGACGGGAAGATATCCAACTCTTTGCAAATTACCATTATAATAGGCTAGGATCGCGTTATTAATCCCACCAGAACTTGCAGTATAAATATAACCACCTACAATAAACAAAATACCCCTATAATAGGCTAAGGCAGTATCGTGAATCCAGTAGGGAAGAACACCATTCAGAATAGTCCAATTATTATTTTGAGGATTGTAAATCAAAATATCATTAGTATAGGCACTATACCCAATATAGCCACTAACTATTATTAAAGAAGTTCCATTAAATATATAACCACCTCCATATGTAGGAACTGGCATGTAACCTATTACCCTCCAACTATCATTATTGGGATAGAACACTCTAACTACATTAGAAGGTGGAAAATAAAGACCAGACGGGCTAGTAGTATTCTCTCCGCCAATAACATAAATTGCATTATTATAGACAAATACGTAAGGAGAATATGCTGGAAGTGGCATTTCGCTTACGATAACCCAAGAATTACCATTAAGTTTAAGAACATAAGGGATTATCCCAGAGTTATTATAACCACCTATAACATAAATTGTATTATTATAGACGACTGCTGAAGGCGAAATAACATTAAAAGGCAAACTAGGTCCAATATTCCATGTACCATTAGAATATATCCAAACTTGATTTGAATGCGAATCCCCACCAATAACGTATAAACTACCTTGATAGAATACTACTGCTGCATGAGAATTGGCATAAGGTAACGATGCTAAATAACTTGCACTCACGGAAAATGATGGTGAAGAGGCATGTAGAGATATTCCTTGTAATAATAATAGAGAAAATAGAAATAATATTAATGGCGTCCATTTTTTCATATTACCATACTTCATTCCTTAATAATTTAAAAGGATTTTCATGTCTTATATAAGAAATGGTTAACTATTCTGCTTGCAACAATTAGTATAAGAGAGAAAAGTAGAAGAGTAGCTGAGGCGCTTATTGAGGCGTTAAAATAAGTTTCGTACTCATTATAAATATACACTGAAGCCACGTATGCGTTATTAAACAACCACCCAGTAACGTAAGGTGCAACTATCACCACAGAACCAAATTCACTTATAGCCCTAGCAATAGAAGTTAGCCCAGCGGATATTATCCCCCTAACTGAAAGAGGGAAAACTACGGAAGTAAATACCCTAAATTCAGAAGCACCTAAGCTCATCGCATATATTTCATAAGACCTTGGAAGAGACTCGAAGAAATTCTGCATCGAACGAATATAGATAGGACTAGAAACGATAATCAAAGCCAACAATAAGCCAGTATAAGTGTAGTAAAAAATAATACCATGCGAGTAAAGGAAAGCACCGAGAGGATTGGTAGGACTATCGATGAAAATTAAAGCAATACCAACTAACGGATGTGGAATAGATGCTGGTACATCAACTAGAGTTTCAATGATTGGATTCGTATGTCTTGATAAATAATATGCCAAGGGAGTAAAGACTAAAATAATTATCACAATCGAAATGGCTGAAGCAAAAAACGTCAAACTTATTGAGGAAAGTAAAGAGCTACCGAACGCAACTGATTTAACTAAGAACGGACCATAGCCGTAAAATAATAGATAGAGAGTAGGTAATGCTAAAAGGAGAGAAAGAAAAAAGGATATAGCTTGTAAGCTATTAAACTTCAGAGAAGTTGCCCGCATATTTTAACTCACCAGAGTTTAATAAGTTCATTATAGACTGTGGAATATTACTGGTTTCGTTAAACAATAAAGCTGGTTGTATAGGAATAACATTAAACTTAGTAAGTTCTGATTCGTGACTTAATATAAAGCTAATAAACTGATATGCTACTTGTGTATTCGAAGCGTTTAATGGAACAGTAATATATAGGTAAACTGGATTTCCGTGAATTGTAAGCGTTTGACCATTCACACTTATATTATACGCAAATTGGCTATACCAATTTGTCTCGTTAGGATAATATCCAAAACTTAGCCAGGGAGGTAACTTTAGATACTCTAATCCTTGAGATACTGCATAAGACACATAAGAGAAGGTAAAGTCTAAAGTACCGGCTTTTAAGGGCGCCACATAGTTAGCCGTACTAGGTGCTACTTTGACATTTGGATTCGCTTTAACGAGATTCACAAAGTAGCTTATATTATGATTAGAATATAAATAACCAGCCATTTGAAGTATCAAATAAGCATATAATCCTTCAGGGTCAGTGTTAGGATTGGCAATTCCCAGACTGAACTTGGTAGTTAGTAAGTAGAAGAAATTATACCAATATTTAGTATCATTAGTCTCCATAGCCATAGTGTAATTAGAATATAACTGAGACCAATAAGGAGATTTCGTAGTATAGTTAGAGTAAACTATTGCCATCTGATCTGATAGAAAAGCTATAGCCCAACCAGGATTCCTACTGCCAGTTAACTCAACAGCTTGAATATAGGCAACTGGAATGAGAACATTCGCGGGTACTGGAGTCTGAGAAGCTATTTGCGAAGCTAACGCGAATGATCCGCTACCTACTACATGAACTGGAATTCCAGTAGCGTTCTGAAATTGGCCAGCTAAGTAGTTAAGAATAGCAAGATAGGCTCCCGCTACGAAGACTGTAACACCTTGAGATGAAGTGCTAGTAGTTGACGGAGATGTGGTAGTACTAGATAGAGAAGAACTAGTTGTAATAGATGAAGATGTAGTAGTTGACGAAGTAGTTATGGATTTAGATGGATGATTACTTAAATAATATCCCACCATCCCCGCTATCACAGCGATTATAACAACAACTATTATTACGACAGCTTGAACTCTAGTTAACCCTTTATTTAACGTCATATGTATAGTCAGTAATATTTCCAGTAATAAATTTTTTCCTTGTAAAATGATCTTAATATTTTATAAATTTTCTCCAATATATATTAACTAAAATACCTACTTATTATACTATAAGTGAAACTCTGGAAGAGGTTAGCAAACTTAAGGAAATAGGGGTCCAATTTCAGTCTGGAAGGCACATAAATCTCCCTCTTACCAGTCCTTATTGCTTTTAGAACGGCTTTAGCAACTGCTTCTGGCTCAACACTGTACTTAGCAAAAGGATCACCATTACTCTTCTTAAATGAAGGATGAGAAGTGAAGTTAGTCCTAACAGGGCCAGGATAAACACCACTTACCTTAACATTATACTTTCTCATCTCAGCCCACAAGCCATTAGTTATACTAGCCAAACCAGCTTTAGTTGCTGAATAAACTAAAAGCTTAGGCGTAGATATATAAGCGGCTTCCGAAACAATGTTAACGATATTTCCCTTCCTCCTAGAAACCATATGGGGAACCACAGCTTTCATGAAGTATAGTGGAGCTAGAAGATTAGTCCTAATCATATACTCTTCTTCATTTAAATCAGTCTCTAAAAAAGAGCCATAAACTCCAAAACCTGCATTATTAACCAAGACGTCAATCTTATCAAACTTCTCTAAAACCTCATTTACAATCTTAAATACACTACTCCTATCACTGACATCAGCCTCATAAATTACATCACCAACATCCGATTTACTCCTAGAAATTGAAATAACAGTGTAATTATTCTCCTTAAGTAACCTAGCTGTAGCTCTCCCTATACCTTTAGATGCTCCGGTTACAATAGCAATTTCGGGCATATGTAAAAAATAACATTCTTTTTAAAAATAATTTATCCCGAATTTTTCCTGACCTAACAAAGGTTATCTTATGCCTTAGACTAATCAACCCAAATAAATTACTTCCTTCAACCCTAGTCTCATAATTACAATAAATCATAATACACGTTAGACCTCATTTACTTCTTTAATTCGCTGGCAATCTCGTTAATTGATTCACCTTGATGGTTCTAATGAAAGTATCATTAACTCTGACTGAACTACACCTCATCGACGAAGCATCCACTATGAGGATTTCTTGCTTCTCAGACTAACCTACATCTATATCCTAAAACATTCTAGAATTTTCCCTTGTAGAAGAGAAATTACTAAGAGTTTGCTCTCTCCTTATCCAAGGATATGGCCTAGCTTTTCCAGTAAAAGCTCATGCTCCTTAACTTTTTCCTCCAGATAAGAACTTTATCTACAATAGGACTATCTCAAGAAAGGGACTTTAGTCTCCTTAACCCCCATGAGTTAAACAATCAATGTACAAATGACTTTTGAAGTAATACCCCCCTTTACCACAAACATGATCTCTGCTAACAGCATGTCCTTGTTATAGAGATATCTTGAATAAAAGTTATTCTCTATATAAAAAATCTAGTCCAAAATCCACACCACAGAAAGTTCATGTAGTTTCCCTAACTTGTATAGATTAGTATAGAAGATTCAAAACACTCTTATAATATCTATATTAACTGTTAACCACATTTAGTCCATAGGCTTTATAAAAATTATCACTTACACTTTTTATCAATTTCTGCTCCTCTATACCTAGAAAACTACTCATAAATGAAATAGCGTTGGGTATGTCACTCGGCTCTAGTAGCTTACCCCTATACTCATAACCACCATCACTTTCAGTTAAAATAAATCTCAAATCAGCGTTCCTTAACACATCCTGATGTTTCTTCTGAAAAGTAACGGAAGGATTTATTGAAATAAAATACCCCGCACCCTCAATATCCTTTAACAAACTACTAGGCCCAGTATACCAGTGAAAAATAGCCCTTTTCACATCGTATTTAACTAAAATGTTTAATGCGTCTTCCCAAGCATCTAAAGCGTGAACGTTTATCAACTTACCCTCCCCCGCCTTAATCTGCTCCTCAAAATACTTAATCTGTAACTCTTTAGGAGCCTTGGAAAACCTATAATCCAAACCAACTTCTCCAACGAAATCCGCTTTGCTAATCAAAGGTAAAACTCTAGTTAGATCCTCCTCGTGGACACGCCAAGGATGAATACCAACTCCTACTAATACGTTCTCTCTCTTTAAGGAGAGAGTATCTATAGCGGATTGGTAATCCATTGAGACAGCCGCGATGAGATAACCCTCATAGTTTTTCTTCAAATAGGAATAATGACAATGAGCATCAAAGTACTTGTACATATTAAAAGAAATAAAGGAGAAAAAGAAAAAATTAACTTAACACATCAGAAATCGTTACATTAACTTCTAAACCTTGCTTGGATGAAAACACTAACTTAACATCACCGCCCATCATAAATGACTTACTAAAGTATCCATTAACTATACCAGAGTAAATCACAGTGGAATTATCTTCAACAGTTAAATTAAACACACTATGTCCCATGACTTTAATCGTAACGTTCCCATAGCTCAACTTCAAGGGAACAGTGTAATTTGTTGTTGAAGCATTCGACATTATAGCAAATTGATAAGTTACGTTTTGAATGTTCGTAGTCGTATAGTACTCTTGTCCTTTAGAAACTGGTGTCTGTGGATGATAGAACAAGTTAGTGTGAGTTAAGAGAAACACTCCTACCAGAATAATTGCTAATACAACAATTACCTTACCTATCATGATAATCAATACTTCGACGGATAAAGTTTAAAAGGAGAAAAGGATGATAATTCCATACTTTTTACAAGATCAGCTATTGATTTCTTTAGTATATTTAAAGTATTTAAACAAGGAAATAGATAGCTCATGTAGATATTTACTAAGTATTTTCTCTAGATAGAAAAAATAAGGATATTACTTGTTCTCTGATTTCTCCGCTTATAAGAGATCAATCTTTTTTAAAAACTCAGAACTACACATACGAATCATCTTAAGAATTTCAAATATTTACCCTCGTTTATCTACTCCATTTACGGAAAACCAAAGAGGATTTAGACTCGATGTTTTAATAATAAATTATATTTCTTAGCTATTCGATCTTAGATAAAGATTATTATCAGTATCGTAAATAACTATTCGAAATAATGCCTCTACGGGTAAAAGTTCATAAATAAAAATTTACACTTCACCTCGTTGTTATTATGTTTTAACTCCTTTGTTAGTGAATGGATATTTCTAGCAAAATAACGAGTACAGACAGCAATTTTGTTAATTAAGTATAAATCATATAAAGTATTGGTTTGTTTTTAATTCAACATATGATTCCATTGTTAAAAAGAGAAAGAGTAG of Sulfolobus sp. E5-1-F contains these proteins:
- a CDS encoding ABC transporter permease, which gives rise to MRATSLKFNSLQAISFFLSLLLALPTLYLLFYGYGPFLVKSVAFGSSLLSSISLTFFASAISIVIIILVFTPLAYYLSRHTNPIIETLVDVPASIPHPLVGIALIFIDSPTNPLGAFLYSHGIIFYYTYTGLLLALIIVSSPIYIRSMQNFFESLPRSYEIYAMSLGASEFRVFTSVVFPLSVRGIISAGLTSIARAISEFGSVVIVAPYVTGWLFNNAYVASVYIYNEYETYFNASISASATLLLFSLILIVASRIVNHFLYKT
- a CDS encoding SDR family NAD(P)-dependent oxidoreductase, with the protein product MPEIAIVTGASKGIGRATARLLKENNYTVISISRSKSDVGDVIYEADVSDRSSVFKIVNEVLEKFDKIDVLVNNAGFGVYGSFLETDLNEEEYMIRTNLLAPLYFMKAVVPHMVSRRKGNIVNIVSEAAYISTPKLLVYSATKAGLASITNGLWAEMRKYNVKVSGVYPGPVRTNFTSHPSFKKSNGDPFAKYSVEPEAVAKAVLKAIRTGKREIYVPSRLKLDPYFLKFANLFQSFTYSIISRYFS
- a CDS encoding TatD family hydrolase; the protein is MYKYFDAHCHYSYLKKNYEGYLIAAVSMDYQSAIDTLSLKRENVLVGVGIHPWRVHEEDLTRVLPLISKADFVGEVGLDYRFSKAPKELQIKYFEEQIKAGEGKLINVHALDAWEDALNILVKYDVKRAIFHWYTGPSSLLKDIEGAGYFISINPSVTFQKKHQDVLRNADLRFILTESDGGYEYRGKLLEPSDIPNAISFMSSFLGIEEQKLIKSVSDNFYKAYGLNVVNS
- a CDS encoding serine/threonine protein kinase; the protein is MVKISYFIYPYYSKEVEEELRKAGFDYAFSFGQKSLGRLKVLGKGKTGIVVLVEPYKALKIRRTDAPKETLEIEAKMQIKAGEEVAPRVYDYGKNFILMEYIRGRNLTKNETRETIIDLLKRARILEEKFIEHKELRRPWENVMVTNSRTYIIDYDSATIKEKPRNVTKLLSNYLNRRDLAVKYSKSEITFEQLLSQLF
- a CDS encoding extracellular solute-binding protein gives rise to the protein MTLNKGLTRVQAVVIIVVVIIAVIAGMVGYYLSNHPSKSITTSSTTTSSSITTSSSLSSTTTSPSTTSTSSQGVTVFVAGAYLAILNYLAGQFQNATGIPVHVVGSGSFALASQIASQTPVPANVLIPVAYIQAVELTGSRNPGWAIAFLSDQMAIVYSNYTTKSPYWSQLYSNYTMAMETNDTKYWYNFFYLLTTKFSLGIANPNTDPEGLYAYLILQMAGYLYSNHNISYFVNLVKANPNVKVAPSTANYVAPLKAGTLDFTFSYVSYAVSQGLEYLKLPPWLSFGYYPNETNWYSQFAYNISVNGQTLTIHGNPVYLYITVPLNASNTQVAYQFISFILSHESELTKFNVIPIQPALLFNETSNIPQSIMNLLNSGELKYAGNFSEV
- the cca gene encoding CCA tRNA nucleotidyltransferase encodes the protein MIEEEVLKIIKPTEEDKKGIEKVLEIIGERLSKLDFEVEGSFRKGTWLRQDTDVDIFVFYPKDVGKEYLERNALNDIISRIKDLNYTLAYAEHPYVIVNINNIEVDIVPALRVESGDKAITAVDRTPFHTKYVTSHLDERGKDEVRLLKRFMKGIGVYGAELKVQGFSGYAAELLIIYYGTFRKVLEGASKWKHPVKIELAKPMKTFSEPLIIPDPVDPRRNVTAAVSLKNIATFSIAAKYYLKNPSIEFFFPSKKVEEKIKGDVLILRLNLNEKSSEDIIWGQIKRSINKIERALKQYGFRVIDIQAWGDTSNIVIAIQLESKNIGQYYLNIGPQYYSETIDDFIQKNDNIWVGEDGRLYSIKERKEYDAEAIAKRNIVLKVKYNIESYWLQNTEDPQIMKFLRKTPTWLK
- a CDS encoding fibronectin type III domain-containing protein; the encoded protein is MKYGNMKKWTPLILFLFSLLLLQGISLHASSPSFSVSASYLASLPYANSHAAVVFYQGSLYVIGGDSHSNQVWIYSNGTWNIGPSLPFNVISPSAVVYNNTIYVIGGYNNSGIIPYVLKLNGNSWVIVSEMPLPAYSPYVFVYNNAIYVIGGENTTSPSGLYFPPSNVVRVFYPNNDSWRVIGYMPVPTYGGGYIFNGTSLIIVSGYIGYSAYTNDILIYNPQNNNWTILNGVLPYWIHDTALAYYRGILFIVGGYIYTASSGGINNAILAYYNGNLQRVGYLPVPVYSAGYVQVGNMLYLAGGIGSSLSDVSALQLVTFNFPPLPPKITSYSAGNETVTLAWSPVRLATGYEIIYWNNMGFNNSINVGNVTSYTINGLKDGVTYYFEVLAYNSIGYSSPSSIVTLTPASVPNPPQLVSVKYGNDNVTLSWLAPTFSGGYPILGYYVIVKNGNSMVSSHFVNGTSVTIGNLIPNVTYNVFIYAVNKLGNSSPLVLTVIPITKASVFAFITKLGSGILVNWTTSFPANISLELYSTNGSLISQIVDVKGNNTYLFRVPQGNYTLVIIAVNSAGVSKYVYHVVYYLPPTAPQVSLVGFGNNLYISWNDEPNVITYLVYVNNSLVYEGPSNSVVTNISNGTYLVKVIGVNPAGSSSPGIAVIHYTGDYVTVVKMKVVNVTIVNKIVSAVSGNGNSLSLGQSIVIILLAVMILLSIAIITRNRSNGFDW